In one Zobellia galactanivorans genomic region, the following are encoded:
- the der gene encoding ribosome biogenesis GTPase Der yields the protein MSAIVAIVGRPNVGKSTFFNRLIQRREAIVDAVSGVTRDRHYGKSDWNGKEFSIIDTGGYVQGSDDVFEQEIDKQVELAIDEADAIIFMVDVESGITGMDEDVANLLRRVKKPVFLAVNKVDNAKRAEDAVEFYALGLGEYFTLSSVNGSGTGDLLDALVEVLPEKEKEEADLPRFAVVGRPNAGKSSFINALIGEDRYIVTNIAGTTRDSIDTRYNRFGFEFNLVDTAGIRRKSKVKEDLEFYSVMRSVRAIEHCDVCLVMFDATRGFDGQVENIFWLAQRNNKGIVILVNKWDLIEEKETNTMKQYTERIKKAMEPFVDVPILFISALTKQRIYKAIETAVEVYKNRSKKIKTRKLNDVMLPIIERTPPPAYKDKYVKIKYITQLPTNYPQFAFFCNLPQYVREPYKRFLENKLRENFDFNGVPVTIYMRKK from the coding sequence ATGAGTGCTATTGTAGCCATTGTAGGGAGACCGAATGTAGGGAAGTCTACGTTTTTTAATCGTTTGATCCAACGGAGGGAAGCTATTGTTGATGCCGTAAGCGGGGTTACCCGTGACCGCCACTATGGAAAAAGTGATTGGAACGGTAAAGAGTTTTCTATTATAGATACCGGTGGTTATGTTCAGGGTAGTGACGATGTTTTTGAACAAGAAATAGATAAGCAGGTAGAATTGGCCATTGATGAAGCCGATGCCATTATTTTTATGGTAGATGTGGAAAGTGGTATAACGGGCATGGATGAAGACGTTGCCAACTTGCTCCGTAGGGTGAAAAAACCGGTTTTTTTGGCGGTCAATAAAGTAGACAATGCCAAACGTGCCGAAGATGCGGTAGAGTTTTATGCCTTGGGACTGGGAGAGTATTTTACCCTTTCCAGCGTCAACGGTAGCGGTACGGGAGATTTGCTCGATGCCTTGGTAGAAGTGCTTCCTGAAAAGGAAAAGGAGGAAGCTGACCTTCCGAGGTTTGCCGTGGTAGGAAGGCCCAATGCAGGGAAATCTTCCTTCATAAATGCCTTGATCGGTGAAGACCGTTATATCGTTACCAATATTGCCGGTACTACTAGGGATAGTATCGATACCAGATACAACCGTTTCGGGTTTGAGTTCAATCTTGTCGATACGGCGGGTATACGAAGAAAATCGAAGGTAAAGGAAGATTTGGAATTCTATTCCGTGATGCGTTCGGTAAGGGCCATTGAGCACTGTGATGTTTGTTTGGTAATGTTCGATGCCACTCGCGGATTTGATGGCCAGGTCGAAAATATCTTCTGGTTGGCCCAACGGAACAACAAGGGTATCGTGATTTTGGTAAATAAGTGGGATTTGATCGAGGAGAAGGAGACCAATACCATGAAGCAATATACGGAGCGGATCAAAAAAGCGATGGAGCCTTTTGTAGATGTGCCTATTCTCTTTATATCGGCACTGACCAAGCAACGTATTTACAAGGCTATAGAGACGGCCGTAGAGGTGTATAAGAACCGATCTAAGAAGATAAAGACCAGAAAGCTTAACGATGTCATGTTGCCGATCATAGAGCGCACTCCGCCACCGGCCTATAAAGACAAATATGTGAAGATCAAGTATATCACCCAGTTGCCGACAAACTATCCCCAATTTGCCTTTTTCTGTAATCTTCCACAATACGTGAGGGAACCTTATAAGCGGTTTTTGGAAAACAAACTAAGGGAGAACTTTGATTTTAACGGGGTACCCGTCACTATCTATATGAGGAAAAAGTAA
- a CDS encoding choice-of-anchor I family protein gives MKKIKSIPFILIALGSFSCEKLEDFVGHPHEGPAVVNTSELTYTKIGGFVNGSGEEGFAEISAYDAVTGNLFVVNPVQGEVSVWDISEPSVPSKQASIALTGTPNSVAVHHGLLAIALENDNKQVNGTIEVYDTATMSLVDSYPAGALPDMVAFSPNGKYIVAANEGEPNDDYTVDPEGSISVIDVEKKEVHTLFFTAYNGQTIGNDFRVFGPEACLAQDVEPEYVAVSEDSKYAYVSLQENNGMAVVDLSTMTLTDVFGLGVKDHSLTENAMDASNKDGMLGNFQTWPVLGFYMPDAIAYAKIGGAAYLISANEGDSRDYDGYSEEERVKDLVLDATAFPNAEELQADENLGRLKITTANGDIDGDGDYDKIYSYGARSFTIWTPQGEIVYDSGDEIGRKTMEIAPTLFNDDEGEADGRSDDKGAEPESVTTLKIGESTLLFVGLERTGGAMVYDITNPSAPEFLKWIFSTQDVAPEGLLVIPAEESPNGENLLVITNEVSNTVSIYEIK, from the coding sequence ATGAAAAAAATTAAAAGTATTCCGTTTATTCTTATCGCATTGGGTAGTTTTTCCTGTGAAAAACTGGAAGATTTTGTCGGCCATCCCCACGAAGGCCCTGCCGTAGTGAACACCTCTGAGCTTACCTATACCAAGATAGGAGGTTTTGTTAATGGTTCCGGCGAAGAGGGCTTTGCCGAAATTAGTGCTTACGATGCTGTTACCGGAAATTTATTTGTTGTTAATCCGGTACAGGGCGAAGTTTCCGTTTGGGATATTTCCGAACCTTCCGTGCCATCAAAACAAGCTTCCATTGCCTTGACGGGAACCCCTAATAGCGTTGCGGTTCATCATGGTCTTTTGGCCATAGCCCTAGAGAACGACAATAAACAGGTAAACGGTACGATAGAGGTATATGATACCGCTACCATGAGCTTGGTCGACTCTTATCCCGCAGGTGCTTTGCCGGATATGGTCGCGTTCAGCCCGAACGGAAAATATATTGTTGCCGCTAATGAAGGGGAGCCTAATGACGATTATACGGTAGATCCCGAAGGCTCGATATCGGTAATCGATGTTGAAAAAAAAGAGGTTCATACTTTGTTCTTTACAGCGTATAACGGACAGACCATCGGGAACGATTTTCGTGTTTTTGGTCCTGAGGCTTGTCTGGCGCAAGATGTTGAGCCGGAATATGTGGCGGTTTCCGAAGATAGTAAGTACGCCTATGTCAGTTTACAGGAAAACAATGGTATGGCCGTTGTTGATCTGTCTACAATGACATTGACCGATGTTTTCGGTTTGGGGGTGAAGGATCATTCCCTTACTGAAAACGCCATGGATGCCAGTAATAAAGACGGTATGCTGGGCAACTTTCAAACATGGCCGGTACTAGGTTTTTATATGCCCGACGCTATTGCCTATGCCAAAATAGGGGGAGCTGCTTACCTTATTTCCGCCAATGAAGGCGATTCCCGTGATTACGACGGTTATTCGGAAGAGGAAAGGGTAAAGGACCTTGTACTCGATGCTACGGCCTTTCCTAATGCCGAAGAACTACAGGCCGATGAAAACCTCGGACGGTTAAAAATCACTACGGCCAATGGCGATATCGATGGCGATGGTGATTATGATAAAATCTACTCCTATGGCGCACGCTCATTTACCATCTGGACTCCCCAGGGTGAAATCGTTTACGATAGTGGTGATGAAATTGGAAGAAAAACGATGGAAATCGCCCCTACTTTGTTTAATGACGATGAAGGTGAAGCCGATGGAAGGAGTGATGATAAGGGGGCGGAACCCGAATCGGTAACCACACTTAAAATTGGAGAGTCAACCTTATTGTTCGTCGGCCTTGAACGAACCGGAGGTGCCATGGTTTATGACATTACCAACCCCTCGGCCCCTGAATTTTTAAAATGGATCTTTAGTACGCAAGATGTTGCACCTGAAGGACTCTTGGTCATACCCGCGGAAGAATCGCCAAACGGTGAAAATTTATTGGTCATCACCAATGAGGTATCCAATACCGTTTCGATCTATGAAATAAAATAA
- the era gene encoding GTPase Era, with product MQKHKAGFVNIIGNPNVGKSTLMNAFVGEKLSIITSKAQTTRHRILGIVNGDDFQVILSDTPGIIKPAYELQSSMMNFVKSAFEDADVLLYMVEIGEKALKDEAFFDKIKNSKIPVLLLLNKVDTATQELLEEQVQYWQEMLPTVELHPISALSNFNIKNIFERIIELLPEAPAYYPKDQLTDKPERFFVNETIREKILMHYKKEIPYSVEIETEEFFEDEDIIRMRSVIMVERDSQKGIIIGHKGSALKRVGVESRKDLEKFFGKQVHLELYVKVNKNWRNDARQLKRFGYNN from the coding sequence ATGCAAAAGCATAAAGCAGGATTCGTAAATATTATCGGCAATCCCAATGTGGGCAAGTCTACTTTGATGAACGCTTTTGTGGGCGAAAAACTGTCCATCATTACTTCTAAGGCCCAGACAACAAGGCACCGTATTTTAGGTATTGTCAACGGCGATGACTTTCAGGTCATCCTCTCCGATACTCCCGGAATCATTAAGCCCGCCTATGAGCTGCAGTCGTCCATGATGAATTTTGTAAAATCGGCCTTTGAAGATGCAGATGTGCTTTTGTACATGGTCGAGATCGGCGAAAAGGCTTTGAAGGACGAAGCGTTTTTTGACAAGATCAAAAACAGCAAAATACCGGTGTTGCTATTGCTTAACAAAGTAGATACGGCAACCCAAGAGCTTTTGGAGGAACAGGTGCAATACTGGCAAGAAATGCTTCCTACCGTAGAACTGCACCCCATTTCGGCCTTGTCCAACTTTAATATCAAGAATATTTTCGAGCGTATTATCGAACTGCTTCCCGAAGCACCCGCTTATTACCCTAAAGATCAGCTGACCGATAAACCCGAACGGTTTTTTGTAAACGAGACCATTCGAGAGAAAATCTTGATGCACTACAAAAAAGAAATTCCCTATTCCGTAGAAATCGAGACCGAAGAGTTTTTTGAAGATGAAGATATCATCAGGATGCGCTCGGTTATTATGGTGGAGCGAGATTCCCAAAAGGGTATTATTATTGGCCACAAGGGCAGTGCCTTAAAAAGGGTAGGCGTAGAATCGCGTAAAGACCTAGAGAAATTCTTCGGTAAGCAGGTGCATTTGGAATTGTATGTAAAGGTCAATAAAAACTGGCGTAACGATGCCCGCCAGTTGAAACGCTTTGGATACAATAACTAA